In Caloramator mitchellensis, the genomic window AAAGGATTACAAGTGAAATTGATAAATTAAGTGCTAAAAAAACATCCAAAAGCCATGTTGGAAGTGGAATTATTATCATTAAAACTATTAATATTATTACAAAGGCTATCAAAATATCTATATTGCTTTTTAAAGTGGAATTCGTCTGCATCTATTATCCTCACATCCTTTTAATGCTATAAACATAAGCAATTATTTCAGCAACTGCTTGATATAGTTCGATTGGTATCGTCTGGTCAAGTTCTGCTTTCGCATACAATGTCCTTGCTAAGATTTTGTTTTCTACTACCGGAACATTATTTTCTTTTGCTATCTCCTTAATCCTTTTAGCAATCAAATCAGCACCCTTTGCAACTACAACCGGAGCATTATCCTTGTTTCTTTCATACCTTATTGCAACTGCAAAATGAGTTGGGTTCGTTACAACAACAGTTGCCTTTGGAACTTCGTGCATCATTCTTCTCATTGCCATTTCTCTTTGTTTTTGTCTTATTCTTGATTTAATCTGAGGGTCTCCCTCTGATTGCTTTAATTCTTCCTTAACTTCCTGCTTTGTCATCATCAAGTCTTTTCTTAACTGTCTCTTTTGTATTATAAAATCAGCAATTCCTATAACTAACAAAAAAATTACCAATCTTGATAGCTGACTATCAGTAATGTCTTTAACAAATGGATAAATACCATATGGATTTAAATCGCTTGTTTTTAATATTTCTGGTAGCTTTGATTTAATAAAACTAAATGTTATATAAAAAATAATGGAAATCTTTAAAACCGATTTTACCAGCTCTAAAAAAGAACGTTTGGAAAAAATTCGCTTCAACCCATTTGCAGGGTTCAATTTTTCAAATTTAGGAATAATGTTTTCTCCCGTCAACAAAAATCCCGTCTGAACGATATTTGCAAATACTCCAAGAACCATTATCGTTAAAACAAAAGGTAATGCAACTATTGCTCCATTTTTTAACATAAAACTCATAATAACCTTTGTTGACGAAATTGATAAATCATATTTGGTAATATATTCAAAGCTTTGGATAACAAAATTTCTTCCTTTAAAATAAATGCTCTGTCCAAAAATAAGAAACAGCAACATAACGCCAAGCAATACAATGGATGAATTTAAATCTACGCTTTTGGCTACCTGTCCTTTTTTACGTGCATCCTGCAATTTTTTAGCGCTTGGCTCTTCAGTTTTATCTTCAGAAGCCATAAGCATTAGAACTGGAAAGGTGTTAAAAATCTTTATTAAATCCCCTGACAAACCCTCAAATATTTTAACATATATATGAGTTAATCCGGGTAAAATTGTAGATACTGCAAATAATCCTACTAATGTTTTTATTGGTAAACCTAATATAAATATATTTATCTGGGGAACAGCTCTATTAACAAGCCCAAGCGTAAAATCTGTAATAAATACTACTATCACAACGGGTGCCGCAAGCTGCATTGCTATATAAAAACCCTTGGCAAATGTATCTATTATTACCAGAAATAAATTTGAATTAATAGCTAAATTATTTAAAGGAACCACTTCAAAACTTTTTAAAATGGCCGATAAAATAATATGATGAAAATTTAGCGATAGAAATACTATCAGTGCAAACCAATTAAAAAACCTTTCAAGCGGGGTTGAGGCTGACGAAGTTGACGGGTCAAAATATTGGGACATCGAAAAACCGATATTAAAATCCATCAACTGTGCCGAAACCCTAATAGCATTAAAAATCAAAGTTGCAACATAACCTAATGAAATGCCAATTATTAGCTCCCTTGCAATATGAAACAATAAATCAAAATTGTTATTAATTACTCCTGCCATTGAAGTATTTATAATTGCGCTTGCTAAAATTGCAAGTATTAGCGAAAGTCCTATCTTAATCATAGCAGGAATTTGTCTTACCGAAAAAACAGGTGATGTCATTATCATTGCCACGATTCTTACTGATGCTAGAAAGAAAACCAAAAAATCATTTATCATCTATATCACCTATTTTACAATTAAATTGATATTGCTGAACATTGTCTGTGTAAACTGTATTAATGTTTTAGCCATCCACGACCCTAATACGATAAATACAACTACTACAGCTATAACCTTTGGAACAAATGTCAATGTCTGCTCTTGAATCTGTGTAGCTGCTTGAAAAATACTTATTAAAAGCCCTACTACCATTGATACTAAAAGAACTGGTGCTGCTACCATCAAGGCAACTGTTATAGCCTGTTTTCCAATAGCCAGTGCAAAAGATAGACTCATTTAATCAACTCCTACATAAAGCTTTCGATAAGCGATTTAACAACTAAATGCCAGCCGTCGGCTAAGACAAACAATAGTATTTTAAATGGCAATGAAATTGTTACTGGTGGTAGCATAAACATACCCATTGACATTAGAATGCTTGCAACAACCATGTCTATAACAATAAATGGAACGAAAATTAAAAATCCCATCTGGAATGCGGTTTTTAATTCGCTAATAATAAATGCAGGTATCAGTATTTTAAAAGGAACGTCGTATCTGTCCTTTGGTTTTTCAAGTTTAGAGGCATCATAAAAAAGCGCCAAATCCTTTTCTCGAGTCTGTTTTAGCATAAAATCCTTTACAGGTTTTGATCCTATTTCAAAGGCCTTCTCTTGAGTTATCTGTCCCTTAACATAGGGTTGTATAGCTTCGGTATTAACTTTACTGTAAACTGGTGCCATTATAAAAAAAGTCATAAAGAGAGCAAGACCAATCAATACCTGATTTGGAGGAGATTGTTGAGTTGAAAGTGCATTTCTTAAGAATCCCAAAACTATTATAATCCTTGTAAAGCTGGTCATCATTAGCACAATTGCCGGAACGAATGTCAATGACGTCAAAAGAATCAATAGTTTAATATTGTCTACATATTCCTTTGGAGTTTGTGCATCATCAACTGAAATATTAACTTTGGGAACCTGTATCTCCGGTGGTGCTGCATAAGCTACTCCGATGC contains:
- the flhB gene encoding flagellar biosynthesis protein FlhB yields the protein MINDFLVFFLASVRIVAMIMTSPVFSVRQIPAMIKIGLSLILAILASAIINTSMAGVINNNFDLLFHIARELIIGISLGYVATLIFNAIRVSAQLMDFNIGFSMSQYFDPSTSSASTPLERFFNWFALIVFLSLNFHHIILSAILKSFEVVPLNNLAINSNLFLVIIDTFAKGFYIAMQLAAPVVIVVFITDFTLGLVNRAVPQINIFILGLPIKTLVGLFAVSTILPGLTHIYVKIFEGLSGDLIKIFNTFPVLMLMASEDKTEEPSAKKLQDARKKGQVAKSVDLNSSIVLLGVMLLFLIFGQSIYFKGRNFVIQSFEYITKYDLSISSTKVIMSFMLKNGAIVALPFVLTIMVLGVFANIVQTGFLLTGENIIPKFEKLNPANGLKRIFSKRSFLELVKSVLKISIIFYITFSFIKSKLPEILKTSDLNPYGIYPFVKDITDSQLSRLVIFLLVIGIADFIIQKRQLRKDLMMTKQEVKEELKQSEGDPQIKSRIRQKQREMAMRRMMHEVPKATVVVTNPTHFAVAIRYERNKDNAPVVVAKGADLIAKRIKEIAKENNVPVVENKILARTLYAKAELDQTIPIELYQAVAEIIAYVYSIKRM
- the fliQ gene encoding flagellar biosynthesis protein FliQ: MSLSFALAIGKQAITVALMVAAPVLLVSMVVGLLISIFQAATQIQEQTLTFVPKVIAVVVVFIVLGSWMAKTLIQFTQTMFSNINLIVK
- the fliP gene encoding flagellar type III secretion system pore protein FliP (The bacterial flagellar biogenesis protein FliP forms a type III secretion system (T3SS)-type pore required for flagellar assembly.); protein product: MIIVLILISIGVAYAAPPEIQVPKVNISVDDAQTPKEYVDNIKLLILLTSLTFVPAIVLMMTSFTRIIIVLGFLRNALSTQQSPPNQVLIGLALFMTFFIMAPVYSKVNTEAIQPYVKGQITQEKAFEIGSKPVKDFMLKQTREKDLALFYDASKLEKPKDRYDVPFKILIPAFIISELKTAFQMGFLIFVPFIVIDMVVASILMSMGMFMLPPVTISLPFKILLFVLADGWHLVVKSLIESFM